Below is a genomic region from Leptotrichia shahii.
TTTTTTAAATATGTAGTTTTTGCCCGTAACCTAAAAATTTCTTTAATAATTTTACTTTTTCCGTCATAATTTTTAAATAAAAATTCATAATTCACTTTTTCAGGAATTTCATTTTCAAATAAATTATTTCCCCTATGATCCCAAGTTATAAGCAAATCAACATCATAATTTAATTCAACCAAATTTTTTAATACATTTAGTAAAACTCTTTCTTCTCCTCCCATGCTCAAATGACCATGTAATACCAGCACTTTCATTTTTTTCATCCTTTTTTACCAAGTTTATTTTATTTTGTACATATTTTCAAAATATTCAAAAAAAGTTCCATCCTTTTTTCTTTTACTATTCTCTATTTTAAAAGACAATTTATGAATACTTGATTTTTTTGTTATTTCTTGTAATTTATCTTTAGAATATTTATCAAACCACACTCTAAACATTTCATGTGGAAAAGTATCAGATATAACTTGACATTGTTCCTTTTTATAATAATTTTCTATCAATTCGTTATAAAGTATTTGTAAAATAAAATAATTTGGAACTGAATCGTTGTTTTCCCAAAAAATCATTAACATATCCAGTAATGTATCAATGACTTTGTTATTTTTATGTGAGAAAATAACGCTGCTTAACATTCTTACCTTCGATTTTTTACTCCAAGAAAAATAAATTGAATCATAATCTTCCCATTCTTTTTTGTTTTCCAAATTTTCATCTCTTTGAAACAAAAAATAATCCATTTCAAAATATTTTTCAGACAAATAATCTGTTAAAAGTATTGTCGCATCCATCCAGACACCACCATAATTACTTAGCAATGCAAGCCTTAATATATCTGAAAAATGAGCATATCCCATTCTTTTATCATTTAATTTTTCCAAAATATATTCTG
It encodes:
- a CDS encoding capsular polysaccharide synthesis protein — its product is MEKYKFSNSKIYKLNEKLNKKPYKYVYKELLPKKIYDKLQSNVYLLNQKTIAKDWDNILKDYFQNKVMGKKVKPKKTLADKNIIWQFWGQGWDYEKLPSVVKICYKSMEKYGRDYTVIRLDNESMKEYLDIPEYILEKLNDKRMGYAHFSDILRLALLSNYGGVWMDATILLTDYLSEKYFEMDYFLFQRDENLENKKEWEDYDSIYFSWSKKSKVRMLSSVIFSHKNNKVIDTLLDMLMIFWENNDSVPNYFILQILYNELIENYYKKEQCQVISDTFPHEMFRVWFDKYSKDKLQEITKKSSIHKLSFKIENSKRKKDGTFFEYFENMYKIK